A genomic window from Triticum urartu cultivar G1812 chromosome 7, Tu2.1, whole genome shotgun sequence includes:
- the LOC125520777 gene encoding uncharacterized protein LOC125520777: protein MGASLLQAVAALVSTCTQRLQRAARRMGSGRPAVVPWRKAFSLPTGKGKAAAGPEEEGGLWRKEILMGERCQPLEFSGVIYYDADGHRLAQPPRSPMRSPLPASFKLAANAGVR, encoded by the coding sequence ATGGGCGCGAGCCTCCTgcaggcggtggcggcgctggTGAGCACGTGCACGCAGCGGCTGCAGCGGGCGGCGAGGAGGATGGGCAGCGGCAGGCCGGCCGTGGTGCCGTGGAGGAAGGCCTTCTCGCTGCCGACGGGCAAGGGGAAGGCCGCGGCGGGGCCGGAGGAGGAGGGCGGGCTGTGGAGGAAGGAGATACTCATGGGGGAGCGCTGCCAGCCGCTGGAGTTCTCCGGGGTCATCTACTACGACGCCGACGGACACCGCCTCGCGCAGCCGCCCCGCTCGCCCATGCGCAGCCCGCTCCCGGCGTCCTTcaagctcgccgccaacgccggcGTCCGTTAG
- the LOC125519952 gene encoding uncharacterized protein LOC125519952, with amino-acid sequence MATATTYTLRLTPPPPPPRHHAPLLPQLRRRAAAKVSASWVPAGGGNSDDGLGGWWLPEQPAEKGRSGFGKAIVVGLGASAAIALAGITWRSPSSRKCLQQLIGAPLHYVQEKLSVADSTEIPEDDASVRELGTIDVSRVNVDERNATSPDDSSQNHIPAGGVRISFTVPVDPMHEEALSILKKLQIIENDASSGDFCTRREFARWFVKLCSKLERKRMHRIIPNLITSGSVESAFDDVNFDDPDFLYIQSLGESGIVPSKLSSFFGTSANGSQSANRNSNFLPESYLSRFDLVNWKLLVEYPFASELDQKMLSKNVHTLDLSAWPDVTASVFVDLFGGDHSIVSKVFGNTRRLQHHKPVTKAQAAAALTSGRMEEVVRDELNRLEAENQSRLSAMSEMMEELINRGDIKQYWEDKMKKEQDRGFEVEKHLQDVLHELANERTDQEKEIADLLKEKSALERQNQELVCLRSEVDGMYDRLATESLEVMADEENLEKLSSDMSSKHQAVTEAKSYLEAEKEALTMLRSWVEQEATRVHEHAEVLERAVRRWRVPAD; translated from the exons ATGGCCACCGCCACGACCTACACGCTCCGCCTCaccccgcccccgccgccgccgcggcacCACGCTCCTCTCCTTCCGCAGCTCCGCCGCCGCGCGGCCGCGAAGGTGTCTGCTAGCTGGGTGCCAGCCGGCGGCGGCAACTCGGACGACGGGCTTGGCGGCTGGTGGCTCCCCGAGCAGCCGGCGGAAAAGGGGAGGTCAG GGTTCGGGAAAGCTATTGTGGTCGGATTGGGTGCGTCCGCAGCGATCGCTTTGGCTGGGATCACTTGGCGCTCTCCATCCTCGAGGAAGT GTTTACAGCAACTTATCGGTGCCCCATTGCATTATGTTCAAGAGAAGCTTTCAGTGGCGGACTCGACAGAAATTCCTGAAGATGATGCAAGCGTTAGAGAGCTGGGTACAATTGATGTTTCGAGGGTAAATGTTGATGAGAGGAATGCCACATCACCTGATGATTCAAGCCAAAACCACATACCAGCTGGTGGTGTTCGTATTTCTTTTACAGTCCCTGTAGATCCCATGCATGAGGAAGCTTTGTCCATATTGAAGAAGCTACAG ATAATTGAGAATGATGCTAGCTCCGGTGACTTCTGTACTAGGAGGGAATTTGCAAGATGGTTTGTTAAATTATGCTCAAAATTAGAGAG GAAAAGGATGCACAGGATCATACCGAATCTAATAACTTCTGGTTCAGTCGAAAGTGCGTTTGATGATGTAAATTTTGATGACCCGGATTTCTTGTATATTCAGT CTTTAGGAGAATCTGGCATTGTGCCTAGCAAGCTATCAAGCTTCTTTGGAACATCGGCAAATGGCTCTCAAAGTGCCAACAGAAATTCCAACTTCCTACCTGAAAG TTATCTGTCACGTTTTGATCTTGTTAACTGGAAACTACTAGTGGAGTATCCATTTGCATCAGAACTAGACCAAAAG ATGCTGAGTAAAAATGTTCATACGTTGGATTTGAGCGCTTGGCCAGATGTAACAGCGTCCGTATTTGTGGACTTGTTTGGCGGTGACCACAGCATCGTCAGCAAAGTTTTTG GAAACACCAGGCGCCTTCAACATCATAAGCCTGTAACAAAAGCACAAGCGGCTGCTGCACTGACCAGTGGTAGAATGGAAGAAGTAGTACGCGATGAACTAAATAGACTTGAAGCAGAAAATCAGTCCCGGCTTTCTGCTATGAGTGAAATGATGGAAGAGTTAATTAATAGAGGGGATATAAAACAATATTGGGAAGACAAGATGAAAAAGGAGCAAGACCGTGGGTTTGAAGTTGAGAAgcatcttcaagatgttttgcatGAGCTTGCAAATGAGAGGACGGATCAAGAAAAGGAAATTGCAGACTTGCTAAAAGAAAAATCAGCTCTAGAGCGTCAGAATCAGGAACTCGTATGTTTAAGGTCAGAAGTTGATGGCATGTATGATAGACTGGCCACCGAGAGTCTAGAGGTCATGGCTGATGAAGAAAATCTGGAAAAGTTGTCCTCTGACATGAGCAGCAAGCATCAAGCTGTCACTGAAGCTAAATCGTATCTTGAAGCTGAGAAGGAAGCTCTTACTATGCTAAG ATCCTGGGTGGAGCAGGAAGCAACGCGCGTGCATGAACATGCTGAGGTACTTGAGAGGGCGGTGAGAAGATGGCGAGTCCCAGCTGACTGA